One window of the Triticum dicoccoides isolate Atlit2015 ecotype Zavitan chromosome 3B, WEW_v2.0, whole genome shotgun sequence genome contains the following:
- the LOC119276387 gene encoding probable sodium/metabolite cotransporter BASS2, chloroplastic, with translation MAPSATCPLHSMASVSRALRPRPRLAAPRLGCGLRVGCSVPAYGGAATEKAGWGLAIAPAPATTLVPVVRSRQIFCKAEANISSNLPASEPTGASQYEKIVELLTTLFPVWVILGTVIGIYKPSMVTWLETDLFTVGLGFLMLSMGLTLTFEDFRRCLRNPWTVGVGFLAQYLIKPMLGYAIALTLKLSAPLATGLILVSCCPGGQASNVATYISKGNVALSVLMTTCSTIGAIAMTPLLTKLLAGQLVPVDAAGLAISTFQVVLVPTIVGVLAHEYFPKFTERIISITPLIGVILTTLLCASPIGQVAEVLKTQGAQLILPVALLHAVAFALGYWISKWSSFGESTSRTISIECGMQSSALGFLLAQKHFTNPLVAVPSAVSVVCMALGGSALAVFWRNRGLPADDKDDFKE, from the exons ATGGCGCCTTCCGCGACCTGCCCTCTCCACTCCATGGCATCCGTCTCCCGCGCTCTCCGCCCGCGCCCGCGTCTCGCCGCTCCTCGTCTCG GGTGCGGACTGAGAGTTGGATGCTCTGTGCCAGCATATGGAGGTGCTGCCACGGAGAAGGCCGGGTGGGGATTGGCCATTGCGCCCGCACCAGCGACCACTCTTGTTCCGGTTGTCAG GAGCCGTCAAATTTTCTGCAAGGCAGAAGCTAATATTTCTAGTAACCTGCCAGCGAGCGAGCCTACTGGAGCAAGCCAGTACGAGAAAATAGTTGAGCTACTCACAACTCTTTTCCCTGTCTGG GTCATATTAGGTACAGTTATTGGCATCTACAAGCCATCAATG GTCACCTGGTTGGAGACTGATCTTTTTACCGTGGGCCTAGGATTCCTAATGTTGTCAATGGGACTAACATTAACATTTGAAGATTTCAGGAGATGTTTAAGGAATCCATGGACA GTTGGTGTGGGATTTCTTGCGCAGTATTTGATCAAACCAATGCTAGGATATGCTATCGCATTG ACATTGAAGCTATCTGCTCCTCTTGCAACTGGTCTTATTTTGGTCTCATGTTGTCCTGGTGGTCAAGCATCAAATGTTGCAACTTACATATCCAAAGGAAATGTGGCACTTTCAGTTCTTATGACCAC TTGCTCGACTATTGGTGCTATAGCGATGACACCACTCCTTACTAAACTCCTTGCTGGTCAATTAGTCCCTGTTGATGCTGCA GGCTTGGCCATCAGTACTTTTCAGGTTGTTTTAGTACCGACTATCGTTGGAG TGTTGGCACATGAGTATTTTCCCAAGTTTACCGAGCGGATTATCTCCATAACACCACTGATAGGGGTCATCCTCACCACCTTGCTCTGTGCTAGCCCT ATTGGGCAAGTCGCAGAAGTGTTGAAAACTCAAGGTGCTCAACTTATTCTCCCTGTTGCTCTGCTGCATGCTGTTGCATTCGCTCTTGGCTATTGGATCTCGAAATGGTCTTCTTTCGGGGAATCAACTTCTAGAACCATCTCAATTGAGTGTGGGATGCAG AGTTCTGCGCTTGGATTTTTACTTGCCCAAAAGCACTTCACGAATCCTCTTGTTGCTGTTCCCTCTGCTGTCAGTGTTGTGTGCATGGCG CTCGGAGGCAGTGCTCTCGCAGTTTTCTGGAGAAACAGAGGCCTTCCAGCAGATGACAAGGACGATTTCAAGGAATGA